The DNA sequence GCTTCTGGCACCTGATGCGCTCTCAGAATCAAAGTGTTGTGAGGTACATTGCTCAATACTTTGGGGTTAAACATATAATAGTTGCTAATGAAATAAGGGACCTTATGCTCAGGTATTTCTAGAGTTTTCATAATATCATAACAAGGTCTAATACTTCTCTCTAAGCTCAATGTCAAGATATTTGCGTTGACACGGAAGATCCGGGCAAGGTCATTGCCCGAAAGGCCAATGGAAGTGAAAAACTGGAGTTTTGGCCAAAGGGTCTTTTCAGCATTGGATACAAGCAAAACTGGGCATTTCTTAACAATGTCAGAGATGTGGGCATCACTGAGTCCATAGTCTTTAAAAAGCTTAATAACAGAGTCGGGTTTTTCTGGGGTGTCGAAGCGTACCTTCATCTTGTTGGATGCAGAGAGAGCCACTTGTGGGGAGAACCCAAATGAGTTTAtaaggtatgaaactgtaaaagagCGAGCTTTATCATCTTGGACCCCTAATAATGGTTTTGATGAATATAATCTTGTAAAAGGTGGTGCCTTTTGAAGATGGGTGACTGAATAATCAACGGCAATCCTACAGCTTGGAACTAGTAATTGCAATCTTTTACAGCAAAAACCAAACATAACTGGATCAGAATGGGACTCACCCAATTCGAATGCTTTCTCTGCTGAAATTGAAGCCGGCAATTTAGTGCTCCAGTTCCTCCGTCTAtttgggatttagggttttgctcttctTTTCTGGAACTGAAGATTGAAGAATACTACAAGTCGTATTTATACGGGATCACTTCTaaatattttaattcttttcaaTGTTATTCTTTTGTATCACTTTTCATGGATCACGGTATGGTATGTAAACACTAATTTGATATTTTAAACATCTCAATTGCTTAATGGTATGCAATAAAAAGATTTGTAACATGTTGTTTAAGCCTTATAACGTTAAGGAATAATCCAACAAGTCATATAGATTGAAAAACTGTTAGAAATGCTCCTAGcttgtttggttcacggaatgGATTTCTCAAGAAAGTTGTTTCTTTGTCTTTCCATCGggaaaagaaattaatattcCTACTAATGTGTTTGGTAATACTAAGAAAattaaatcaataattaatcgtATAATTGAAGAAAATTGATAATTGATACTTATTTTTTTATAGAATTATTTTAGCCATACAAATAGTGTAATAAATGTTAGAAAAGTGTAATAATGctagaaaatgagaaatgaaaatggtCCTTAGGAGATGGAAGGATTCATTTTCTTTCCTATTTTCCCTTGCAAGATGAATCTTTTTTCTAACCTTGCACTCACCAAACACAGAAATCTTTTTTCTACCTaatgacgaagtcatgggttcgagtcaccattggggtaggagtgaaatcttttgatcatctttttaaaaaataaaataaaaaacacagaAAAGTAAGCATTTTCCCTTTACCAAACTTAAAATCCGTGAAACAAACGAGGCATTAAGGAATACCTTTTGATCATAAATTTGACTTCATCCCCAAAGCATTCAGCCAACATCTAAATAGTTATGCATAGTCTGCAATTATTCAAACATCTAAATTTCAATTAATTTGCAAACTTTAATACTTTAATTCTTGATCTTTTAAGTAAACCAAGATCGTGAAGTTCTTAGTCTGTGTAAATCCTAATGAATTGCAATCAATGTTGGATGACAAAATATGCAACCAATTCCACATCTCAAAGTCATCTTTTTTCTCTGGTCTCGTACATGTAAACCCTGAACTTTACGCTCTTGAGACCTAATTTGAACTGGTAGAAGTTGGAACCTGTGTTTGAGCTAAAGAAGCTTCACCTGAAATGAACAAATACCAAGGCCGAACAACTAAAAGCATTCAAAGCAAATTGTAAACCAGATTCGATCTCTAAAAGTTGAATATCTAACACTGATGAACAAATATTGGCATTTGGGTGTATACTACCCTGCTTTGCAGCAGTCAAATCAATTGCTTCTATGATCTTAAACTTCATTACAGTTAGTATGAGGCttgtttctgcatttttggTACTTTTCCCGCTGCTACATATCATTGTTCTTTCTCCCACAGATTCAACTCAGGCGTACTTGGCGACCAAGCTACCACCAATCACATGAGCACGATCAGGTGCATAGAGAGAAGGCAACCACTGCTGGAATTCAAACAAGGCCTCATTGATAGCCTTGATTGACTTTCTTCATGGACTGCAGAAGATTTTGTCCATACATGCTGCAGATTAATCAACAGCACAAGCAGAAGACAATAAGCATGATTCACCCATTAGGAGACAGTGAAAACAAGTCATATGCTTCGTGATATGAGAAGCTTAATCTTGTTCATTTATCAAAAATATACAGAATGAAATGTAAGGAAATTACTCACGAGTGAATCCCAATACTACTTTACACTGAGTAAACCATGTTGAATGGACCAACCCCAAGGAAGGGTGATTGAGAGATTTGTTTACATCCATGGCTAAACCCTTCCCAACCTACAACATATACTACTTACCAAACACTCCAGATGTAAATGTAGCACAAAGTTCTCCAAATCTTGAATTACTTATCCATTTTCATGTTGGTCAAGACTCAATACCCGCATCCGCATTGAAGCTGCAATTTCATATTTATCAGAGTGAACCAGTGAACCAGTAATGTCCCGAGTTACTGCCTATTACAGGAGTGCAGCAAATACAAATGACTGACATACAGTTTcttcaaaggaaaagaaatctaAGCTACATGGCTTTGGATTCGAAGTGTTCACATACATAGTAGTGTTCAAAAACTTAGAGAGAGTGTTAAACATGTAATATGAAGATGCCTGTCAAAGAGCAGTTCAGGAGCAATCCTATCTGAGTTGAACACCTCTCTCTCTATCATAAGAATTCATCTCTCAGAACTATGCGGTTTGAGGATAGCATACTTGGTCAAGTCATACACAGAAAAGAACATCATTTTCTGCATAGCCATTTAAAACTCTATCTTTGCAAGACAGAACATActaaaagaaatgaaattgTAATGTTCAAAGCACAGTGAGATTTGTAGTAGAAGTTCATCCTCAGAATCATCAATTAGAATGCAGAATAACAAGCTTTGCCCTCGACTTGTTTCACTCCACCTCTTTCATCTAATCCTAAGCCAAACTTTGCAAGACTGATTTTTTCCTTGTAAGATGTCAGCAATTCAGGTACTTGCTCTTGATATTTGATCACAAACCTTTCCAAGAACCACTTCTCACTTTTCTGCAGAATGGTAAGTATCGATACATCTTCCTTTGCGATTAAGCCCTCTAACTGGAGAAGTCTGATAACTGAACACCTAGGTATGATTCGCTTCTCCAAACTATAAGTTAGAACATCTGGACATCCAACCACATCTGAGGGCTGGCAACCCATTGTATTCACATAAAAATCCATTTTACTGGATATAATCTTCTCACTGAAGGACATAAACAAGGGACTCCTTCTAAATGCCAACAACACATCATCTTCAGTCCAACCCCACTTGCTATAAAATTCCATCTTCTGTTCCCATTTCAATGTATCCGTCACTGATATCACATACAGTGCTTTCATGAATGTGGCAGATGAAGGGTCGAATCCCATGCTAATGACCTTGTGAACATTTGTCTTAACCTTCTCAGAGTCAAAGGATAGTGCCCTAAAATAAAAGGGCACCCACAGAGGAAATGAGGATTGTGGCACATCATGTGCTATCAGCACCGGAATATTTCGAGCAACAATGCACAGTCTTTCCAAACTATTCCGCCTGAAGTCACCAAAGAAATAACGGAGCTTTTCATCGGGGATACGTAGAGTTTTGGTGAGATCATAACAAGGTCTGAGACTTCTCTCTAAGCTTAATGCCAAGATTCTTGGGTTGTTACAAAGGAGCCTAGCAAGGACAGTGCCTGAAATGCCAATAGAACAAAAAAACTCGAGTTTGGGCAAAAGGGTCTTCTCAGCATTGAATAAAAACAGGTGTGGGCGTTTCCTAGCGATTTCAGAGACATGGGTACCAGTGAGTCCATAGTGTTTCAGAAGCTTAATAACTGAGTCTGGTTTTTCTCGGGATTCAAACTGTATCTTATGTTTCTTGGACAAAAAAAGAGCAAGTTCTGGGGAGAACCCAAATGAGTTCACAaagtatgaaactgtaaaagagCGACCTTTTTCATCACCTGATaatgattttgatgaaaatgaTGTGATAAAAGGAGGCGTCTTTCGAAAGCAGAGATAACTTGGAAATACTAATTGCAATCTTGTTCTACAATAAAGACCAAACATAATTGGAGCAAAGGATAACAAGGCAAGGGACTCACCCAATACCAATGCTTTCTCAACTCAAAATGAACCGGCCACCAATTTCTTGCTCCGTCAATTTGGGATTTGGGGCTTTTGAGCACCGGAATCTGAACGCCAGAAACTCTGTATTCTTTCGGTGCGAAATTACAGAAAATAGCACTGAACACCGGCGGCGGCTCGCCTTTCTTatgtgccttttttttttcccctcacaTATTATAAATTGAACTTTAAATTCTTGTTGGTAGAGGTTTCACTCGTTCAGTTCGAATCAATTACAAATCtttattaattttaaaattaaagcTTTCGATTTAAAAAtggagctaccaattaccaattaAAATTTTCAGTCTTTAATCATATCTACTAAATTCAGTATTTCGATTTTTTATATTATCAAcattataatatttttttttcctatacaTTAGAATGAATAATATTAGATTTGATAAGTTGTTGAAATCTTTGAACTCATCTACTAATTTGATTATGGCTTTCTTTATTtacatatgacatcaagttttaattattttcaataaaactagtatttaattatcttttactaagttacttaaaatacatatactattAATCTAGTATTAGTAATAAAGTTAATACTATTATGATAATAATTATGTTtacatttcttaatatacatgtatctGTATTAAAAACTACAATATATATAGCTAATTTTTAGATAATTGGTAGATTGGATATTTACTAAATCAAATCAACTTTTTCATAAAtattcgatttcggttttattgattttgattaCCAAAAGTTTGTTTATCAAATCTAAAATATCAGTTGATTAGGTCGGTTCTATAATTATCAAACCAAATGGCAACACTGTTACTGGTATGGATTTATCATTTATGTGTCCAAATTCTTTGTTATGGGCAatataaatatatgattaaCGGTTCAAAAGTTATATTAATATTTAAAGATCATTTTTGCAAAATATTATTCACTTTAACTCATTGAATTACATCAAATATAATTTAGTGATCATTTGATGAATAATTCATCAAATGTGCTGATCACAAATTGGTGGGAGTTGGGACTCTAACTCTAGACATGGGAGTCCCATACTAGATagcattgagttttttttttaactgatttattaaatgaaccaaaataaaaagactAAATGACATATAGCAATTGAGAACCATAATTGAATTATGAAAAAAAAGTtctaaatagaaaaaaataaatttataagatacagataataataaaattatcaatgaagaatcttcagaataACAAAGAACATAGGAGAATTAAAGATGTTGGAGTTTAGCAATGATTTCTAATATCTCTTTtgtctataatttttttatttatttccttttaGTGGCGAGTGAAGTGAAGCTTTAGTGGAATGTTGCATTCTAGAAAGTGAAAGTCGCCCATTAAATAATTTTAACGAGCAATCGTCTATCGGCAAAGACACGCCGCCCccctccttcttttttttttaagagcaCTGACAAAGAATTGTTGATATTTAATAATTGGCGTCAAAATAAGGGAGTATTCGTGAAAAATACCAAACATGTATGTATATCAGCATCAAAACTCTTACATGGACCATTAAGAAAAGTAATACGTATTATTTAAAATACCTTTTATTGTCAAACCCTTTGTTGCTTATATTTCAACCTTTTGCAAAGAAAAGACGAAATATTAAGAGGAAGAGGGGAAGAAGTGAAAGAGCATGAGATTTGAAATGTAAAAATGCCACttcatatgtatatattttttgaacCCTTGAACCATAGTTCGATTAATTACAGTCTCTACtacaattttcacataaaaagaaaacgaacaaaacaaaagcaatcagTTTATCTAATGATTGTTACCAACAGAACAATATCATCTCATTACCTGTCCGACAATAACAGTTGATAACAATTCAACTTTTAGGAAATGCAGAGATAAATGTGCTTAATCACCAGAACTACAGGCAATTACCTATACTTTGTAGTAGGAAAAAACAAAGTTATTTTATTTACTGGGGAAGAATAGGAAATAAAGACCGGCAACTGATCTCACAACACTCATCATACTGAAAACACAAGGTTTGAAAAAACATGAAAACACTAGGTCGATATTTCTGCATGAAGCCCCCTAATGTATGTCATGCAACCAAATACAACCACATCGAACTCCAATAATATATGCAACAGAAGTGCCTAGTGCCAACATCAATCGGTAGGCTTTAACACTCAGTACCTGCTATATCTAGGATTACAATATCATAATACATCACAAAATCAAAATGTTGGTGTACTTACAGTTTTACAGTGTCAATCAGCATTTGACCCACACAGTAGTGTTTGACAAAAGCACAAACACTCATTTGGACAAGGTATTGAGACGGTGAAACCACAGTGACACAACTTGTGCTGTATTGACAAAGGGCCTTCTTACCTGGGTAGGTCTTCTGGGCATCAAATTTCCACTTCTGTATGTTGTCATTATTGCAAACTGCTTTGAGACAACCCCAAATTGTTGCAGCTTTCCTCAAACATAGTAcatttaagaaaacaaattccaCCCGAAGTGTGTGAGAACTGTATACCGTTTTTCAAATTTACAGTGGGCGACATATTGAGAGAAGCGACTGCTAATACTGTACTCTCTCGTCGCTATTAAAATGAAGGGTCTCAATACCTCTGAGGGTGGACTCTAAGTTTTTTACGGTCGAAATATTTCTACCAGAAGTGGTACGATTCTGCTCTGAAGATACAACTGGTGAACTTCTTTGGACAGAAGAAATTTTACCTAGTGTTCCAGGACTTGCCTCTGTGGTTTGAGGGCGAGAGGGCTCGGATTCACTGCCAACAATTAATGCATCCCGACTGCTAGAAACTACAGCCCTCCTTGATGATCCAGTTGACCGCAAAAAACTAGAACTTGATAACTGCACAAATCCAAGAAAAACGACAAATTACATTAATCCAATTATACACTTGGCCAAATCATGATGACGACTGAAATGAAACAACCTAGGTGTAAAGCTGGTACAGCTGAAGATCTGGTCAATAAAAAGCAACACAAAATCAGAACAGAAACAAAGATACTTACCATTGCGTCTTTAGACACAGATGGATCATTTGCAACAGGACTTTTTTGTTTAGACAAGCTTCCAGGATTTACAATCGGTCCAGAATTTCTCCTACGTGAGGGATCTGCCAACGACCAACCAGTAGGTCTAACTTCCTCCCCACCTGCAAaacattaattaaaaataaatacaaaaataaCATCTTGGTTAATGAAGACATTACATCCATAAATACTGGAATCGAGTCTAACTTCAATAGTTAAAGAAAAGAATCTGGAAAAATATAAAACCATATACAATAAACAGCAAATTTCAACCACAAAGAGAAAACAATGGCTGCAATTTCTGAGAGACTATACTAAGTAAATACGCAAACATTAAAAAGAAAGCTTTTCCACGTAAATATGACAGTGATTGAGAAAATGAATGATTATACAATTACCTGATTGTCTTTCAACATTTGCAACAACTGGAGGCAGTCCAGAGCTTGGTCCAGCACCACCCTATAAAATAGTGAATAATATAAGATAACAAGTTAACTTAAGGATGTGCTCAAATAGTAATATCTGTGTCACTTACAGGAGCACGAGTAGGAGGTGTGGCAATCTGCGACTGCTGATATTTCAAGATTGTCCAATCAAAGACATAATCAAACTGAAAACCTGGCGTAATAAGACATCAATATGTTAAGCTCTACAAAAAGACCACTACAGCACTATCAAGTAAGCTATCAAAGAACTATATTTAAACAGATTTTCTGTGTacgggggaaaaaaaaagggaagaatgTCAAACCTTCGCGAATAAAAAGGTCACGAAACAATCTCTTCAGATAAGCATAATCTGGCTTATCATCAAAACGTAGAGATCTACAGTAATGGAAGTATGAGGCAAATTCGGTGGGATAACCACGGCATAAGGCCTAAGAAAGAATTAAGAAAGCAGCAGTTAATATTCCATACTTCCAAGAATACCATTGAATCATTATTGTGCATAAAATCAATACTATGAGATTCAGTTAACCTCAATTGATGTTGACACTTTCTTTTCACTGATCTTCTCATACTTCTGCTTTTTAGTTCCAGCCTTCAATCCCTGCCATGGAAGACTATCCAAAACACAAAGTCATGACATAATCGAATATGCAAaagaataaaaaggaaaaaataccAGCAGGTGCAATATTTACCTTCCTCTTAGGAAGTACATAAGCACATATCCAAGTGACTCGAGATCATCCCTTCGGCTTTGTTCTATACATCAACAATTACAAGATCAGAGTCGGctagagggagggagggagggagggaggggagGGAGGGAGCTAGATAGCTTACCAATGCCAAGATGAGTATTCATGCTTGCATATCTTGCTGTCCCAGTCAAATTCTTATTATCTCTGAATTAACATGAGCACATCAAAACCATAGATAAACTAACTAAGAAAATGCCATTTCATATCAAAACACCCAAGACAATGGGATCGGCAAGGCAGATAAATATAACAGGATTAAACTAGGGCAGGTGCCAACTGAACACTAGTTCAGAAATAAATGCATTATGTAAGCAATGGGATCGGCAAGGCAGATAAATATAACAGGATTAAACTAGGGCAGGTGCCAACTGAACACTAGTTCAGAAATAAATGCATTATGTAAGCAATATCGTGTGGTCTGATTACCTTACAGTACTGCACATCACAAGTCTCACTAAACCAATTCATAATCAACCAAATTTATGTTAAAAAACTTATTCCAAAAAGTGGATCTCATTCATTTGGGGTAGACACCGACCAACTACAGCCTCAATCCAGGCCTTGACGGTAACTAAATACAAGAACATGAAAAAAATATCCTCATACCTCCAAAACATCACTAGTCAAAAACTAAATCACTGAAAATGCTTTCCTTGCTCCTTTAAATAATTATACTTAAAATGACATAAAATACTGGCTGAAGAAACCTGCTCTAGAGCAATCATAAATTGCCCAAGCGAAAATAAATGATATAAGTTCCAACACCATGAATCCATGATTGTATCTAACTAAATAGAGAATCGGCATTACAGATTGAATGTGGGTAAACCCTCAACGTCCTTGAAAGTCCATGTGAATCTAATGCTGGTACTTTAGACATCGATAGTAGCACAAGTTAAAGTCCGACACATTAAGAACCACCCCTATAAGTCTATTAGGCCTCTAGTCTTCAAACACATAttcaagagaggaagagaaactGACAGAATTTCAGAAGTAGGGATGAGCTGTGAAACAGGTCAATATTCAAAAGGCATTCAAAGCAACCAACCTATAAGGAATATGCTGATGGGTTGATGTGTCTCTATACTTCTTAGCGAGGCCGAAGTCAATGATGTAAATCTACAAAAGCAGAGAGAAAGTAATGCATTTACATATAGCACAAAAATGACAACAATAGTTACATGGAACATAAACACTGAATTAGGAATTAAATAGAAAGTTCAAAGGACCTGATTTGCCCGACGACCCAATCCCATTAGGAAGTTGTCTGGTTTGATATCCCGATGTAGAAAAGACTTGGAATGAACAAACTCCACTCGATTTATCTAACATGAATTTCAATACAAAGATGATTAAACTACAAACCACACTAGATTCCAGAAAATATGCATCCATCATCAAAAGAATCTTACCATTTGATCTGCAAGCATGAGAACAGTCTTAAGAGACAACTTCCTACTGCAAAAGTTGAATAAATCCTCAAGACTAGGTCCCAATAAATCCATCACAAGAACATTGTAGTCTCCTTCAGTGCCAAACCATCGCACATTTGGAATTCCAGCTGACAAAAGTCATAAAAGAGTTCAGAAAGATATGTACTTCAACATACATAGtacagaaaaagcaaaaaaggaTAGTGGTGAAGGCTATTACTTCCTCCCTGTAGTATTTTATACAACTTCGACTCATACAGCAACTGTGGATGCTTTGTCTTGACATTTTCCTGAGAAAGAGAAGCACAAATCAGTAAGAAGAAAATATAGCAACCCCACGTCATCCGAGACAAGAACAAATAAGAATATCCAGCCAAATATGCAATTGAAAGATTAACAGATCATACACAGATTTTCAGCACTCATTTTGATAACAGTCAAAGGGAGCAAAAAGCAGAAATCTCATTGAATGAACAGGGCTAAGGGTCATACCACAAAAGCAGAAAGAGTAAAAACTCACAACTGCTTCGccaccccaccccaccccgCTTAACAACCCCCACTGCCCCACCCATGGGTGTGTGGGAACATAAGGTGTACACTACATCATGCATACTGAACATCGGAGCAGTAAAAGTGCTGGGAGAAGTGAAGTGTTCAAAGTGCACAAAAGGCACTATAATCTTGTAGCTAAAAatcaccacacaaacaaatccaaaGAATTTCCTATCTTAACAGGAGACTCATATGGCGGTGGAACCTTTTCAAGCCCACAAATCTAACAGGACCTGACACCAAACTCTTCTCACACATTCACTACGCTTGGGACAATCCAAAACGGGCGTAACAATACACAAACCGCATTCTGCATTTTCAAATTACCCTTTCCCAGCATCACCCAATGGCAAGCCCTCTCGATAACCGCCTTTACACTAACAATTACATAACAACAGCAAAAACAATTCCTCACAAGAGACAAAATTTCCACTTGCACAAGTCCCAACATGGCTTTCTTTCTATTCCCAGAAACCAATCCCTCCCAAAATCACAGACTGATCAAAATTGCAAGGTCAATTCAGCACAAACTCATCATCTCAGCCAAAAACATCAAAGTCAAAACCAACAATTTCTCAATGCGAAAacgaaaaattgaaaaaagcaAAGATAAAACTCACAAGCTTAATCGCAACCTCCTCGTTCGTCTGAATATTAGTACCTGCATatcatcaaacaaaaacaaagccaaAAAGAAACTTGAAAAAGAATCGAACGACGAAAACAAGGGCGAAACCAAAAGAGAAACAAGTGAGGAAAGCGGACCTAAGTAGATCTCTCCGAAGGATCCACTGCCGATCTTCCGGCCGAGTCGGAACCGCCCCCCAACTCGAGGCTCCATAGCCCAAACAAGTCGACGATCACAGTGAAACCCTACCcctaaaaatcaaaaccctaaacaagagcaagaacaagaagaacaaGACTTAACGAATCAAATGTGGACCGTACCAAAGGGCCCTTGACCAAACCCCGAGTCTCGCAGAAAAGAGTTGGATAGATAAATCAGCTCCCGCAGGGAGTGGCAGGCGTGTAAATCAGGGCGGTGTCTAGGGGTACAATTGGAAACTCATCTCTCACTCATCGAATCGAAGCGGCATTTTCCTGTGGCGTTTTATACACCCTTTCCCCGCGTTACCTTTTTGGGTAATTACGGACGAAAAACGATGTCGTTTGGGTGGCTTCTGGAgattgtttttcattttgaatTAGTGTCCTTTTTGGGCAATTCTTCTTGGATGACCTAACTGTTACACGACTGTTAGATAGTTAGTTACATCTGACATGTGTATACTGTTACATTAGTTAGCTGTCGAAAACAGGCGACACGAATCAATACTGGAACATTGCATCATTTAGGGTCTTGAAAGAAAgcaaataaaatgaagaatcgttaaaaaaaaaaaaaaaaacttaaaaaaataaaattcctaAATCAATAACTGTGTGTTGTTTAAAGTAAATTATACAGATCAGGTGAGGTTGAATAGTCATGCATGTGATCGAggatggttttggttttggaaataataatatattttttttcatgacTTAGGTGCAACTAATTGAGTCATGTGGGTGAGATGTGTTAAGAGTTAGGGCTAACACAGTAACATGTCTAGAAAGCAATCAAAACTACTTGACAATATGGATGATGGGTTAGGTAAAAAATAATCATATTCCATGTTAAATGGGCAACCAAACAAGAGCTCGTGGTTATCAGCCATCACACACAAGACACAACCGTTATACATTGAGCTTTTATGTATCTGCATTTTGTGCTCCATTTGTAAATGTTAAATAGTGAGAAGTAAGTTCAGCCTGTACAATTCGATTCTGGCGGTCCGAAAAGTGGAGAACATATGCAGAAGCAGGAGAGGCAGAGAAACATGTTGGCAAATTGACATCTATCTTCACTCTTTTGAATCTTACAGGCGTATTGTACATATGAAAGCTCCTACGCTTTTCCTATAACCAACCCCACGTGAGTGGATATAACAACACCAAGAAAAGAATTACAAAAGGGCCACAACATAAAACTGCAATCGGCCTCAAACCCTAAGATATAAGATTTTCCAAAACTGTAAAATCATGCACATTGTCACAAAGGGGACATAGCGTTACTCTGGGGTTGCTTCTTGTGCAGCCTTGCTCTCAATTGTCTGATCTTTGCATCTACCCGAGCTGAGAACCCAATCTTGGTTTCTTGTCTTGCTTTAGATGCCTCCCTCTTCCACATGCGTTGATCCTGAACGTCTTTCCGGTAGTATTTGATTTCTTggatgatatgatgatccattgGATTGAAACTTCTTTGGAAGGCTATGTGGACAATGTAAGGGAGATTACAAGCAAGAGTAACTAATAGGGTGGCTGACCAAAAGATGGGTGCGGGACCGAGGACTTCAACTAGAATCTGGTAGGCATTTCCAGACCACGTTGGTGTCACTATGCCGTAAATTAAGAGAAATAGGTACCACATTGCAATACTGCCCCAAATAAAGCAGTGTTGAATCCATGTAAAGTGACACATTGCCAGAGCAATCTGGCAGTTGACGGCCCATATGATGCAACTGAACATAGTTGTACCCATAGCAGCCATATCAGCAATCTGGCCATCAGACCTGAAGGACTGGTCTTTGAATATGATAATGTTGAGGAAGAAGACAATGAGAGAGCAATATACACCATTGCCCATCCACCCCAGTATTCTGTACCAGTCGAAGAACAAATTTCGGGCTCCTTGCTGATATAATGCAGGGAACTGCAAAACCAGGAAGTTTAGAATCTCATTACAGGGCTACCATCAAAGTATATATGGTTAAATATTAACACGAGTGTTGCTACAAGGACTAACCTGTAAGCAGACCTCGGAAGAAACATCTTGT is a window from the Rosa chinensis cultivar Old Blush chromosome 2, RchiOBHm-V2, whole genome shotgun sequence genome containing:
- the LOC112187312 gene encoding casein kinase 1-like protein 2; translation: MEPRVGGRFRLGRKIGSGSFGEIYLGTNIQTNEEVAIKLENVKTKHPQLLYESKLYKILQGGTGIPNVRWFGTEGDYNVLVMDLLGPSLEDLFNFCSRKLSLKTVLMLADQMINRVEFVHSKSFLHRDIKPDNFLMGLGRRANQIYIIDFGLAKKYRDTSTHQHIPYRDNKNLTGTARYASMNTHLGIEQSRRDDLESLGYVLMYFLRGSLPWQGLKAGTKKQKYEKISEKKVSTSIEALCRGYPTEFASYFHYCRSLRFDDKPDYAYLKRLFRDLFIREGFQFDYVFDWTILKYQQSQIATPPTRAPGGAGPSSGLPPVVANVERQSGGEEVRPTGWSLADPSRRRNSGPIVNPGSLSKQKSPVANDPSVSKDAMLSSSSFLRSTGSSRRAVVSSSRDALIVGSESEPSRPQTTEASPGTLGKISSVQRSSPVVSSEQNRTTSGRNISTVKNLESTLRGIETLHFNSDERVQY
- the LOC112184539 gene encoding transcription termination factor MTERF2, chloroplastic, yielding MFGLYCRTRLQLVFPSYLCFRKTPPFITSFSSKSLSGDEKGRSFTVSYFVNSFGFSPELALFLSKKHKIQFESREKPDSVIKLLKHYGLTGTHVSEIARKRPHLFLFNAEKTLLPKLEFFCSIGISGTVLARLLCNNPRILALSLERSLRPCYDLTKTLRIPDEKLRYFFGDFRRNSLERLCIVARNIPVLIAHDVPQSSFPLWVPFYFRALSFDSEKVKTNVHKVISMGFDPSSATFMKALYVISVTDTLKWEQKMEFYSKWGWTEDDVLLAFRRSPLFMSFSEKIISSKMDFYVNTMGCQPSDVVGCPDVLTYSLEKRIIPRCSVIRLLQLEGLIAKEDVSILTILQKSEKWFLERFVIKYQEQVPELLTSYKEKISLAKFGLGLDERGGVKQVEGKACYSAF